The nucleotide sequence AATGGCGACCGGGATTGCATTCGGGCTCGCCCCGGCGTTGCAGAGTGCGCGGCGCGATCCCAAGGACGCGCTGAGCGAGGCCGGGCGCGGCGGCTCGGAGGGCCGGCGGGCGGGCCGCCTACGGGCGCTGCTCGTCGTCTTCGAGATCGCGATGGCGGTGGTGCTGCTGGCGGGCGCCGGCCTCATGGTGCGCACGCTCGCCGACCTCCGCCGCGTTCCGTTAGGCTTCGACACGCAACACCTCCTGACGGCCGACGTCGCGCTGCACGGCCACGCCTACGACAGCGATACCACCGCGGTCTCGTATTTCGAGGACGCGGAGCGCCGCCTCGCGTCGCTGCCCGGGGTGCGCGCCGTGGGCGCGATCAGCTGGCTGCCGCTGTCCGGGAACCGGTCGGCGAGCAGTTTCACCGTAGTCGGGGAGCCGGCGCCGCCGTTAGGCCAGGAGCCCGTGGGCGACTTTCGCGCCGTCACCCCCGGATATTTCGGCGCGATGCGGATTCCGATCGAGGATGGGCGGGGCATCGAGTCGACCGATCGCCGCGGGGGAAGCGAAGTGGTGGTGGTGAGCCACACGCTGGCGCGGAGGTTCTGGCCGAACGGATCGGCCGTTGGGCACGAGCTCAAGTACGAGTGGGACGCCTGGCACGTGGCGCGCATCGTCGGCGTGGCCGGCGATGTCCATCACGATGGGCCGCGCACCGAGCCGTACATGGAGATGTATCTGCCGCTGGAGCAGTTCCCATACACCCGCATGACGTTCGTGCTGCGGACGGTGGGCAATCCGCTCGCCGTGGCGGCGCCGATGCGTGCGGTGCTGGCGCAGATCGATCCAGCGCAGGCGGTTGCCGATGTCGCGCCGATGACCGATCTCGCGCGAGCGTCGGTGGGCGACACGAGGCTCGAGACGGTGTTATTCGCCATGTTCGGGATCATCGGCCTCGTGCTGGCCATGATCGGTATCTACGGACTCGGCGCGTTCACGGTGCAGCAGCGGCGGCACGAATTCGGCATCCGGATGGCGTTAGGCGCGCAGCGATCCGCGGTTCTCTCGATGGCCATCGGGCGCGGACTGGTGCTGGCGGCGGTGGGGCTCGTGGCGGGTGTGTTGGGCGCGCTCGGCCTCACGCACCTCATGGGCGCGCTGCTGTTCGGCGTGACGCCGAACGATCCGGTAACGTTCCTGTGGGTGGCGGCCGTGTTGGCCGCGATCGCCGCGCTCTCGGCGTGGGTGCCGGCGCGGCGCGCAACGCGGCTCGATCCTGTGGCCGCGCTGCGCAGCGACTGACGAGCCTTATTTGTGCTTCGCGGCTTCGGCTGCCTTCTGGAACATCGGCAGATACTTGCCGTAGCCTTCCGCGACGAGCGAATCGACCGGCACGAAGCGCATGGCCGCCGAATTCATGCAGTAGCGCAGCCCGGTCGGCTTCGGCCCGTCGTCGAAGACGTGGCCCAAGTGGGAGTTGGCGTGCTTCGAGCGCACTTCGGTGCGCACCATGAAGTCCGACCGGTCGGTGTCGGTCTTGATGTTCTTGTCATCGAGCGGCTTGGTGAAGCTCGGCCAGCCGGTACCGGAATCGAACTTGTCGAGGGAGCTGAAGAGCGGCTCGCCGGACACGATGTCCACATAGATACCGGCGGCGTGATTGTCCCAGTACGCGTTGTGGAACGGGGTTTCGGTGAACGCGTGCTGTGTCACCTCGAACTCGAGCGGCGTCAGGTCCTTCTTGAGCTGGTCCTCGCTCGGCTTCTTGTAATGGTCCATGGCGTGATCTCCCGGATACGGCGCGACGGCTGCCGGCGGCGTCGCGGCCGACTCGTTAGGCGCCTGCGCGCCGGCCGTGTGTGAGGCGGCAAGGGCGAAGACGATCGCGCCGGCGGCGCCGGCGAAGCTGACCGCGTGTATGCGCATGTGTCCTCGTGAAGCTGGAGTCGTGTTCGGCTGCGCTGAGTGGTGTGGCGCCGCTGCGTGCCATCGAGCCTACCCAGAAAAATAGTCGTTCCGACGGGTCTTTGTTCCGCATCCTGGCGGGCTCTGCCGGGGGTGGCGCCAGGGTTTCCCCTCTGCGGTCGCGCGGATATGCTTGAAAATTGACGGGCGCCATGGCTGGGCTCCCTGCCTTCCGGAGATCTTCGATGTGCCGAAACATCAAGACGTTGGCCAACTTTGCGCCGCCGGCCACTGAAGACGAGGTTCGTGCGTCGGCGCTGCAGTTCGTGCGCAAGTTGAGCGGCAGCACCCATCCCTCGCGTGCTAACGAGGAAGCGTTCCATCGCGCGGTGGAAGAAGTAACGGCGTCGGCGCGGCGACTCATCGATTCGCTCGAGGCGCGGACGCCGCCCAGGAATCGCGAAGAGGAAGCGCGGAAAGCGAAGGAGCGGTCGCGGCGGCGCTTCGCGTCGTAAGGGCGGCGGGCCGGTGGAACGACACGCCGGGAGCGGTGATTGGTCGGTCGACCTCGAGGGCCTTCGTTTTTGGAGTTTCGCATGCGCATCGCGTGGTGCTGTGTCGCCGCCCTGTTCGCGGCGTCGCCGTCGATGGCACAGACCATAGTACCGGGGAGCCCGCTGCTCAGGCTTGATCGGGTCCATCCGTACGCGGACACCATCAGCCTGGTCGTGATCCCGAAGGATAGTGCCCAACGGATTGCCGGTACGCTGGTGCGGCGGGTCGCGCCGGGGCGGGACAGCGGTGTTGCCGTGTTTCGCGAGACGCAGGATTACACGTTCGCATCCGGCCATATGGAGGTCGATACGCTCGAGGTGTCGGCGGAGACACTCGAGCCCATGCGCGTGGTGCAGGTGACGGACACGAGCGGGCAGGATCTGCGGTTCCACGATGGGCGGCTGACGGGCGCGGCGTGGTCGGTCGATTCGGGGCGCACGGCCGTCGACGTTCCGTTAGGCGCGGCGTTCTTTCACCGCCTGATGATGGAATCGTTTCTGGCGGCGTTGCCGCTGGCGGCGGACAGCACGCTGCGCGTACCGGTGTCCGGCACGCCCGACGTCTCGGTGCGCATGGCGGCACTGCGCGTGACCGGGACGACGACGCTGCGGACGGCGGGCGGGGCGGTGGAGTGCCTGGTGGTGCAGGAATCGCCGACGACGACCGCGTGGGTGTCGAAGGCGACCGGGCGGCTGGTGCGGCTGCACCGGCTGTTGCCTAACGGGACGGTGGTCTGGAAGCTGCCGGCGCGCGACGTGCCGTTTCTCGATCGCCAGAACGTCGTCACCGCCGCCGCCGGGCGCGGGCCGGTGCGGGCATCGCCCAGGGCCTCGTGACGGGTCGGCGTTCGCCGGCCGGTTGAGCGTTAGGCCGCTAGGACTCGATCCACTGCACACCGGAGGTCGGCATGAAGCGCGTCACCGGCATCGGGGGCGTCTTTTTCAAGGCCAAGGACGCACCTGCGCTGCAGGCGTGGTACAAGACGCATCTGGGCATCGATGTCCAGGCGTGGGGCGGGGCGTCATTCGAGTGGGCCGACTCGGATGGCAAGCCGATCGGCGGGACGACGGCGTGGTTGGTCGCTCCGGCGGACAGCAACCAGTTCGCTCCCGGCAGCGCCTCGTTCATGGTGAACTACCGCGTCGCAGACCTGCACGCGCTGATCGCGGCGCTCAGAGCCGAGGGCTGCAACGTCCTCGACAAGATCGACGACTCGGAGTACGGCATCTTCGGCTGGGTCATCGATCCCGAGGGAAACAAAGTCGAATTGTGGCAACCGCCTGCCGGTCAGTGACGCGCGCCGGGCGTCTACGCCGCCTAACGGATAGGTGCAGCACGTGACCGAGAACCGAGCCAGTGGCGGTGCGCATCCGGACATCCAGCGGCCGCACCGAGCCTGACGAGCGTGACGGAGTTCCATCGTCCCGAGGATGCGCCGGCGGCGTTTCAGTCCGCATGGAATGCGCACGACGTGACCGCATTCGGCGCTCTCTTCCATCACGATGCGACATTCCTGAACCGGTTCGCCCACTATGTGCGGGGCGTCGACGCGATTGTCGCCTTGCACGAGCCGATCCATGCGACGATCTATCGGGATTCGACGCTGGAGAACGAGCTGATCGACGTCGCGCCGATAGGTGAGCACGCGGCAGTTGTTCACTTCTGGTCGCGCCTCCATCTCGGGCCTGCCCACCCTGCGGGCGCGCACGACATCGATACGTTGATTCTCGCGGTGATCACGCGACGGAACGGCGCCTGGCGCATCCAGGCGCTCGAAAACGTCACGTTGGCAAACCCGCGAACGGGCGAAGCCGTCCTTCGCAGTTAGGCTCGCGCGGCAGCTTGCTCTCGCGGACCACCGGTTAGTGTATGCCGCCCATGAGCGACTTGACGGGCTTGATCATCAGGAACGCCACGAACGATGCGATGAGGCACACCGCCGCCACGGTGCCGAAGAGGTCCGGGAGCGGCGCCGAGGAGATGAATCCGGCTGCGTACCCGGCGATCTTGTTTCCTACAGAATCTGCAAGGAACCACACGCCGAGCATGAGCCCGACAATCTTGACCGGCGACAACTTCGTGAACACCGAGAGCCCCACCGGCGACAACGACAGCTCGCCTAACTCCTGGATGAAGTAGCACCCGATCAGCCAGAACGGACTCACGCGGATGCCCGGCGATGCCTGCAGGTGGCGCGCCGGAATCATGAGCAGCAGAAACGAGCATCCGGTAAAAAGCAGGCCGATGGCGAATTTCGTCGGCGTCGAGGGCTCGAGCCGCCCGAGCTTGATCCAGAGCCACGCGAATGCCGGCGCCAGAATGATCACGAACATGGCCTGCACCGACACGAACCAGCTCGACGGGAACGTGAATCCGAGAATCGTCGTGTTGCTGTACCGATCGCCGAACAGGTTCAGCGTCGAGCCGGCCTGCTCGTACGCGCCCCAGAACACGGCCGCGAACACGAAGAACACACCCATCGCGGCGAGGCGCTTCCATTCGACTTTCGTGAATCCCCAGAACGTCGCCTCCGTTGGGCGCGCGTCGACGTCCATCTGCTTTCGCTCGCGCGCGGCCGCATGCGACTCGCGGCGCTGGCGCTCGAGTCGTTCCACGGCGGGCTTGAGCCGATCGCGTCCGAGAATGTATTGCACGACGCCGAACGTCATCCCGATCCCCGCGCAGGCGAAGCCGAGATGCCAGTCGACTTTCTGCGCCAGATACCCGGCGATCAGCGGTCCGATGAACGCGCCGAGGTTGATGCCCATGTAGAAAATTGAGAAGCCGGCATCGCGGCGTGCGTCGTTGGGCTCGTACAGCGAGCCAACGATTCCGCTCACGTTGGGCTTGAGCAACCCCGTACCGATGACAATGAGCGCCAGCCCGGCGTAGAAGAACGAAAGCGCGTGAAACGCCAGCGTGAAGTGACCGAGCGCGATGATGATTCCACCATAGAGCACACTTCGATATTGTCCGAGCCATCGGTCTGCGATGATGCCGCCGACAATCGCCGCCGCCCACGCGCTGGCCGTGTAGGTGCCGTACACCGAGCCTGCGTGCTTGTCGTTGAAGCCGAGCGCGTGCACCATGTACAGGATTAAAAACGCGCGCATCCCGTAGTAGCTGAAGCGCTCCCACATCTCCGTGAAGAACAGCGTCGACAAACCACGCGGATGCCCGAAGAACCCGTGGCTCGTGCCGCCGTAGCCGGAGTCGCCCGGCAGCGCATCGGTAAACGGCGAGGCTCCGCTCTCGCGGCTCGTTGTCGTCATGGAGACTCCGGGGACAGGAGGTGCTGGCGGGCGGCACTCGGACTCACGACACCATTCTCATCCCGCGACCGTCCAAGGGCAAGCACATGATCACGATTCCCACGCTCACGACCGACCGTCTCATTCTGCGTGCGTTCGAGCAACGGGACCTCGAGCAGTATGCGCCGATCGTCGGCGATCCCGAGGTGACGAAGCACCTCGGCGACGGACACGCCTTGTCGCGCGAGGAAGCGTGGCGGCAGATGGCGGTCATCCTCGGTCATTGGATGCTGTTCGGCTATGGGCTGTGGGCGGTCGAGGAGCGAGCGACCGGTGCGCTCATCGGCCGCATCGGCTGCCAGCAGCCCGAAGGCTGGCCGGGCTTCGAGATCGCGTACACGCTCGGCAGATCATATTGGGCACGCGGCTACGCGCGGGAAGGCGCCGCTGCGGCGCTCGCGTTCGCGCGCGAGGTTCTGGGGCGCACGAGCATCATCAGCGTGATCCGGCCGGGAAACGCGGGTTCGATTCGCGTCGCGCAATCCCTCGGCGCCACGTTAGACGGCGAGATGGAATTCTTCGGCGGACCGGCGCTGATCTATCGGTATTGAAGGTTCGTCGCGGGGATTACCGCTTGTCCGGCGCCACGCTATAGTCCTGACCACTTGTTGGCCATTGCTCGCGGACCGAGCGACTTCTTCATCGAGGATTACGTGCGTCCCATGATGCGTTTCGTCCAACGTCGTGCCTTAGCGCTCGCGGTGGCGTTGCCGGCCGGCGTCCCCGTTTCCGCGCAGATCACGCAACACGAGTACGCTGCGCGGCGCGATGCGCTCGCGGCGCGTCTCGACAGCGGCATCGTCATCGCCTTCGGCGCACGCACGCCGGTCACGGATTTCGGGCCGTTTTATCAGCTTGCATCCTTCCGCTACCTGACGGGGTTCCAGCAGCCGGATGCGGCGTTCGTGATGGTGATCCGGGACGGACGGCAAACGACCACGCTCTTCACGACGCCCGTGAGCGCGCACTTGGCGTTCTACTATGGGTTTCGGCCCGATTCGGCGACGATCGCGCGCGAGGATGGCCTAACGGCGAGGCCGCTCGCGGCGCTCCGATCGGTGACGGATTCGCTCGCCGCGACCGGACTCCCCGTGTACGCGATCCGCGACGTTGCCGACGACGATTTCGCCGCCCAGGACAGCCTCACGCGCGGGCAGCAGTTCATGAAGTCGTTCGCCGCCGCGCATTCGTCGCTGGCGGTGAAGGATGCGGAGCCGATCGTCGACCAGCTCCGCGCGCGCAAGTCGCCGGCGGAGATGGCGCTGCTGCGTAAGGCGGCGGCGATCAGCGCGGCGGGCCATCGCGCGATGATGCAGTCGCCGGAGCCGCACCACGAATACGACTGGCAGGCCGTCGCCGAGTACACGTTCAAGCGGTTAGGCGGCGACCGCCCTGCGTACGGGTCCATCGTCGGGGCGGGGCTCAACAGCACACAGTTGCACTACATGCAGGACACGTCGGTCGCTCGGCCCGGCGACGTCGTGGTGATCGATGCCGCCACGCAGTACGAGGGATATGCGGCGGACATCACGCGCACGCTGCCGGTGAGCGGTGTGTTCACGGCGGCGCAGCGCACCATCTATCAGCTGGTACGCGATGCGCAGGCGGCAGCCGAGCGCGTGGCGAAGCCGGGTGCGAGCGCGCAAGCGGCGCAGGATTCGTCGGTTGCGGTGCGCGCGCGGGGGCTCGCCATGCTCGGCCTCATCGACAGCGTGAATGCGCAGCTGGATCCGCCGGGAGGCGCCGACTGTGCGAAGGTGCCGCGCGCGTGCTCACAGGCCGGCATCTGGATGATTCACGGCATCAGCCACGGACTCGGCCTCGCGGTGCACGACCCGGCGCAATTCTACTACGGCGACGGGACCTACCGCGTGGGCGACGCGTTCACGCTCGAACCCGGCATCTACATCACGACGCGCACACTCGACGCGCTGCCCGACACGCCGCGCAACCGCGCGTTCATCGCGCGCGTTAGGCCGGCGGTGGAACGCTATCAGAACATCGGCGTGCGTATCGAAGACGACTACCTCATGACGGCGACCGGGCCCGAGCGCATCTCGAGCGGCGTGCCTCGCGAGATCGCCGAGGTCGAAGCCCTGATGAAGAAGCGGCTGGCCGCGGCAACGCTCGATCCCTAACGTTGCTTGGCGATCCGCTCGATCCCGGCGAGCGAAAACTCGACGATGTGCGCCGCCACCGCGGCGAGCTCCGCATCGGAGAGCGGCCAGCCCTTGAACGCCGCTGCCCGGAACCGATCAGGCCGATAGAACAGGCACTGGGCCTGCACGCTGATCACGCAGCGAGCCACGCGCCTGTCGTTAGGCTTGCAGTCGAGCAGCTGCACCACCACGCCCGCCAGATATTCGATCCGCGGCAAAATCCCGTGCGCCGCGATCCACGGAGCGAGCGGTGTGGGCTCCGACATTTCGTGCCGCATGAGATCGTGAATCCACGCGGTGCGATCGTCGCTCGACGCGATGCGAGGCAGGTAGCCCATGACGTACGTCCGCAACTGCTCCTCGGGCGAGGCGTCGCGCGCCGCGGTGAGGAACGCGTCGTCCCCGGCGCGCATCGCTTCAACGGCAGCGCGCACGACGGCGCGATAGAGGCCGAGCTTGCCGTCGAAATGGTAGTTCACCGCGGCCACGTTCGCGCGCGCGGCGCGCGCGATGTCGCGCACGCTCACCGCATGGAAGCCGCGTTGGGCGAAAAGACGCGTGGCCTCCGCCAGCAGCCGGTCCCGCGTCGCCGCATCCGGCCGGCGTGCGCGAGGCGGCGCAGTGCGCGTCCTCACGACAGCGTCCGCTTGAACAGCAGGGTGGCCGCAATCATCGTCAGCACCGAGAACACCGCGAGATACACCAGGTCGAACCAGATCGCCGAGAAGCCGGTGTTCTTGAGCAGCAAACTCTTGAGCGCGTGTACCGCGTAGGTGAACGGATCCACCGTGGCGAGAACGCGCATCCATTTCGGAAAGGCCTGCTGCGGATAGATCGCGCCGCTCGGGAACCAGAGCAGCGTGTTCAGCACGCCGAACAGCGCGCGCGGCAGCAGCGGATCGTTCATGCGCACCATGAGCAGGAACATCATGCTCACGAGCGCCACCGAGGCGACGGCGATCACGATGAAAAGGCGGATCAGGCGCACGGGCGCGAACGGATCGGGAATGCCGGCGATGAGCGAGCCGATGGTCATGAGCACCGAACCGGCGATGATCGCCTTGATCGCGCCCGCAATGTTGAACCCGAAGATGAGCTCGAGCCGGGTGATGGGCGTGACGAGATAGCCCTCGTGCAGCCCGCGCGCCTTGTCATCGATGTAAATGATCCCGCCGCCGATCATCACCATCATGAAGATCGACATCACGATCGAGCCCGGCAGGAGGTACTGGATGTACGGCACGTACGGGTAGAGCTCGACGGTCTCGAGCGTCGGATCCTGTGAGACGCGATCCGATGTCGCCGGTGGCCGATTGTACGCGCCTAACAGACTGGTGAACGTGCCGGACAGCGCGGCCGTAACGAAGTTATCGGTATTGTCCTCGATCAACGCGACACGCGGGTCGTCGCGCGACAACACGCGCCGCGAGAATCCAGGCGGAATGGTGAGCACCCCGTTCACGCGGCCGTTGCGGAGGGCGGCGAGCGCCTGTCCGCGGTCGCTGTACGGGATGGTCTCGAACGTCTGTGCGTTTTCGGCAACGGCGTTGGTCAGCGCGTGGAGCCGCACGGCCGGCACGCCGCCGTCTTCGTCCACCAGGGCGACTTTGAGGTGTTTGACGTTGCCGCCGAACGCGTAGCCCAGCACGACGAGCTGCACCACGGGCATCAGCAGCGACATGATGATGAGCGCCGGGCTGCGGCGGAAGCGGCGCAGGTCGCGCTCGATGATGGCCCAGGTCCGCTGCATCTGCCTAACGCCTCATCATGAAGCGGCTGTCGGTCGGCGCGGGTTCCTGGAGGGCGTCGCGAAGTTGGTGGCCCGTGTAGTGCACGAACACGTCGTCCAACGACGTGCTTTGCACCGACAGCGAGCCGATCGTGACGCCGGCGCGCGCGGCCGCCGACATGAGCGCGTTGGTCGTCTCCGGCCCGCTCGTGGACACGAGGCGGAACACCGGCGGCTCCCCCTCGACCCGCATCACGCCCGGCAGCGCGCCTAACTGCTCCCGCCAATCGGCCGGCGCGCCGGCGAAGCTCGCCTCGAGCGTGTTCTCGCCGGGGATCGCGGCTTTGAGCTTCATCGGCGAGTCGAGCGCCATAAGGTTGCCGTGGTCCACGATCGCGATGCGGTCGCACAGCTTGTCCGCTTCGTCCATGTAGTGCGTCGTGAGCAGCACCGTGAGGCGGCGGTCGGCCTTGATTGCGCGCAGCATCTCCCACACCGACGTGCGCGACACAGGGTCCAGGCCCGTGGTCGGCTCATCGAGAAAGAGAATGCGCGGCTCGTGCACCAAGCCGCGCGCAATCTCCACGCGGCGCCGCATGCCGCCGGAGAGATTCTTCACCGGCTTGTCCGCCCACTGGCTCAGCTCCACCGCGGCGAGCAGGTCCGCGATGAGCGCCTTGCGGCGCTCGCGCGGCACGCCGTACAGCTTGGCGAAAATCAACAGGTTTTCTTGGGCGGTGAGATCGAGGTCGCTCGTCAGCGCCTGCGGAATCACACCAATCGCGCGGCGCACGCTATCGGCCTCTTTGACGATGTCGTATCCGGCGACGAGCGCCGTGCCCGAGGTCGGCAGCAGCAGCGTGGTGAGCATGCGAATGAGCGTCGACTTCCCGGCACCGTTGGGGCCGAGGAGGCCGAACGTCTCTCCGTCTTCGACGGCGAACGAGATGCCGTCCACCGCCGTGAAGTCGCCGAAGCGTTTCACGATGTCGCGAACGGCGATTGCGATCGTCACGGCGAATGCCGTTGGGCGAGCGGGAAGATGACGTAGGCCGTCATGCCGTCGGCGAGGGCGCGGTCATGGTTGTCGACGCGCAGCCGGATTTCGAACGTCTTGATGTCCCGCTTGGTGCGGCTCACATCCCGCTGCGTGGCAAAATCGGCGTCCACGCCGCGGAAGAACACCGTGCCCTGGCGCTCCTGGCCTGACGGAAGCCGGACAGTAAGGTGATCGCCTAACCGGACGCGGTCGATGTACGTCTCTTCGACGTCGGCGCGCACCCACAGGCTGTCCGGATTGATGAGCGTGACCACCGGCTGGCCGGCGGTGACGTATTCGCCGGCGCGCGCGGCGCGGACATCGACGATTCCGGCCATCGGCGCGCGCAGCTCGGTGTAGGCGAGGCGCACGTCGGCTTTGCGCGTTTGTGCCTGGGCCGCGGCCTGCGCCCGTCGCGCTCCAGTGAGCGCGCTGCGCTTGGCCGCAACCTGGTCCTCGGCGGCGCGAGCCAGCGCCACGGCGGCACGCTGCGCTTCCACCTGCCGGGACGACGCCTCGAACCGCGAGAGCGCGACGGTGTATCCCGTTCGAGCGGAGTCGACCTGCTGTGACGACACGGCGCCGGCGTTGAGCAGCGGGCCGTAGCGATCGTAGACTTGCTTCGCGTTCACCATGGTCGCAGAGTCCATGGTGGCTTGTGCGATCGCCGCGGCGAGCGTCGCTTCGCTCTGGCGCAGCTGTTGGTCGGCCTGCGTTTCTTGATATTTGAGATCGGAGGCGCTCTGATTGACCTGCGACGCCATCGCCTGCGCGTTCTGCGCGTAGTAGGTCTGATCGGCGGCGAGCTCGCCGGGTGCGAGCACGGCCAGGAGCTGGTCCTGTGTGACCGAGTCGCCTTCGTTCACGAGGAGTTTGTTGATCTGGCCGCCCACCTGCGGGCTCACGATGACGTCGTTGGTGGTGACGACGCCGGTGAGCACGAGCGAGGTGGGTGGACGGGTGACGAAATAGCTGATGACGATGGCGGCGAGGAGGGCGGCGCCTCCTCCGGCGGCCAGCTGCTTTCGGGTCATGGTGGTGTCGGGCTCCAGACCGGCAAGTGCGAGTTCGGCCGGACAGCGAATTCAAACAATTGTATTAAACAGTCGTTTGAATCTCAAGGGGCGTGTTTTCGGCGGAGGCGGGCATGAAGGCATTCTTGGCACGGTGGCGTCCCGCGCACGTCGTGACGGCGTGGGTGGTCTATTGGATCGGATTGGCCGCCGTCACGTTGACGCCCACGATCCTGGCGATCAGCCGGGCGGCGAGCGCTCCGAAGGACACCGCGAACGTCTCGGTGTCGATGGCCAACACGGTGTTGAAGATCACCGTCACGATGTCCGGGCGGGTGGCGCACGAGGCCACCGCCTCGCTGGGCCAGATGGCGCTGTGGATCGGCGTTCCGCCGCTCGCGCTCTATGCGCTCTGGCTGTTCACGCGCCGGCGTCCGGGCGGCGCGCCCACTTCGTTAGGCGAAGGCGATCCCGATGTACTCCCGCGGCCCGCAGCGCCGGACGCCGCGGACACCTCTCACGTTCACTCGCGAGCTCCCCATGCGTGACCTTGGCAGGCGTCGTCGCGGTTTCCTCACGGCAGTCGTCCTGCTCGCGGCCGGGGCGGTCCTGGCGGCCGCTCGACCGGCGTCCCGGCCTGCCGCCGCCGTTAGGCGGGCAGCGGCCGACACGACGGAGGCGCCGTGGCGCGCCAAAGTGCGCGCCTTTGCCGAGGCGCACCTGCAGCACACGGCGTGGGGGCCGGCGCACGGCCGCCGCGACTACGAGATGACCCTCGCGCTCGCCAGGGCCGAGGGCCTAACGGTGGATGACGACGCCCTCTACGCCGCTGCGTACCTGCACGACATGGGCGGTATCCCGCCGTATGCCGTGCCCGGCGTCGACCATGGCGACCGCTCGATCCAGCTCGTTGACAGCATCCTGCGCGATGCGGGTTTCCCGATGCAGAAGTCGGCGCTGGTGAAGGAGATCATCGATCACCATCAGTATTACCGTCCGCCCGACACGCTCCGGGTGGCGGTGCTGTTTCGCGATGCGGACATCCTCGACTTCATGGGCGCGATCGACGTGGCGCGCATCATCTCGCTCACCACACGCGAGAAGTTCACGCCGGACCTGGCGCATGCGGTGGCGGTCATCAAGCAGCAGATGACGGAGATGCCCAAGCTGCTCCAGAGCGACGCGGCCAAGCGTGAAGGCGAGAAGCGCGCGCGCGAGATGCAGCAGTATCTCGATGCGCTGTCGGCCGAGTCAGACTCGCTCACCGTGCTCTAGAGAGAGAGAGCTGCGTCTGGACGGGAGGATTGCCGCGGCTCAAAGGAGAGTGTGGTGCCCAGGGCGTAGGGCTGGCTGATACGCTCATTTGGACACGGACACGACCGGACACGACGGACACGACCGGATCGTTCGGCCGC is from Gemmatimonadaceae bacterium and encodes:
- the msrB gene encoding peptide-methionine (R)-S-oxide reductase MsrB, with amino-acid sequence MRIHAVSFAGAAGAIVFALAASHTAGAQAPNESAATPPAAVAPYPGDHAMDHYKKPSEDQLKKDLTPLEFEVTQHAFTETPFHNAYWDNHAAGIYVDIVSGEPLFSSLDKFDSGTGWPSFTKPLDDKNIKTDTDRSDFMVRTEVRSKHANSHLGHVFDDGPKPTGLRYCMNSAAMRFVPVDSLVAEGYGKYLPMFQKAAEAAKHK
- a CDS encoding DUF2277 domain-containing protein, with product MCRNIKTLANFAPPATEDEVRASALQFVRKLSGSTHPSRANEEAFHRAVEEVTASARRLIDSLEARTPPRNREEEARKAKERSRRRFAS
- a CDS encoding VOC family protein, with amino-acid sequence MKRVTGIGGVFFKAKDAPALQAWYKTHLGIDVQAWGGASFEWADSDGKPIGGTTAWLVAPADSNQFAPGSASFMVNYRVADLHALIAALRAEGCNVLDKIDDSEYGIFGWVIDPEGNKVELWQPPAGQ
- a CDS encoding SgcJ/EcaC family oxidoreductase; the protein is MTEFHRPEDAPAAFQSAWNAHDVTAFGALFHHDATFLNRFAHYVRGVDAIVALHEPIHATIYRDSTLENELIDVAPIGEHAAVVHFWSRLHLGPAHPAGAHDIDTLILAVITRRNGAWRIQALENVTLANPRTGEAVLRS
- a CDS encoding peptide MFS transporter produces the protein MTTTSRESGASPFTDALPGDSGYGGTSHGFFGHPRGLSTLFFTEMWERFSYYGMRAFLILYMVHALGFNDKHAGSVYGTYTASAWAAAIVGGIIADRWLGQYRSVLYGGIIIALGHFTLAFHALSFFYAGLALIVIGTGLLKPNVSGIVGSLYEPNDARRDAGFSIFYMGINLGAFIGPLIAGYLAQKVDWHLGFACAGIGMTFGVVQYILGRDRLKPAVERLERQRRESHAAARERKQMDVDARPTEATFWGFTKVEWKRLAAMGVFFVFAAVFWGAYEQAGSTLNLFGDRYSNTTILGFTFPSSWFVSVQAMFVIILAPAFAWLWIKLGRLEPSTPTKFAIGLLFTGCSFLLLMIPARHLQASPGIRVSPFWLIGCYFIQELGELSLSPVGLSVFTKLSPVKIVGLMLGVWFLADSVGNKIAGYAAGFISSAPLPDLFGTVAAVCLIASFVAFLMIKPVKSLMGGIH
- a CDS encoding GNAT family N-acetyltransferase, whose protein sequence is MITIPTLTTDRLILRAFEQRDLEQYAPIVGDPEVTKHLGDGHALSREEAWRQMAVILGHWMLFGYGLWAVEERATGALIGRIGCQQPEGWPGFEIAYTLGRSYWARGYAREGAAAALAFAREVLGRTSIISVIRPGNAGSIRVAQSLGATLDGEMEFFGGPALIYRY
- a CDS encoding aminopeptidase P N-terminal domain-containing protein produces the protein MMRFVQRRALALAVALPAGVPVSAQITQHEYAARRDALAARLDSGIVIAFGARTPVTDFGPFYQLASFRYLTGFQQPDAAFVMVIRDGRQTTTLFTTPVSAHLAFYYGFRPDSATIAREDGLTARPLAALRSVTDSLAATGLPVYAIRDVADDDFAAQDSLTRGQQFMKSFAAAHSSLAVKDAEPIVDQLRARKSPAEMALLRKAAAISAAGHRAMMQSPEPHHEYDWQAVAEYTFKRLGGDRPAYGSIVGAGLNSTQLHYMQDTSVARPGDVVVIDAATQYEGYAADITRTLPVSGVFTAAQRTIYQLVRDAQAAAERVAKPGASAQAAQDSSVAVRARGLAMLGLIDSVNAQLDPPGGADCAKVPRACSQAGIWMIHGISHGLGLAVHDPAQFYYGDGTYRVGDAFTLEPGIYITTRTLDALPDTPRNRAFIARVRPAVERYQNIGVRIEDDYLMTATGPERISSGVPREIAEVEALMKKRLAAATLDP
- a CDS encoding CerR family C-terminal domain-containing protein; translation: MRTRTAPPRARRPDAATRDRLLAEATRLFAQRGFHAVSVRDIARAARANVAAVNYHFDGKLGLYRAVVRAAVEAMRAGDDAFLTAARDASPEEQLRTYVMGYLPRIASSDDRTAWIHDLMRHEMSEPTPLAPWIAAHGILPRIEYLAGVVVQLLDCKPNDRRVARCVISVQAQCLFYRPDRFRAAAFKGWPLSDAELAAVAAHIVEFSLAGIERIAKQR
- a CDS encoding ABC transporter permease, giving the protein MQRTWAIIERDLRRFRRSPALIIMSLLMPVVQLVVLGYAFGGNVKHLKVALVDEDGGVPAVRLHALTNAVAENAQTFETIPYSDRGQALAALRNGRVNGVLTIPPGFSRRVLSRDDPRVALIEDNTDNFVTAALSGTFTSLLGAYNRPPATSDRVSQDPTLETVELYPYVPYIQYLLPGSIVMSIFMMVMIGGGIIYIDDKARGLHEGYLVTPITRLELIFGFNIAGAIKAIIAGSVLMTIGSLIAGIPDPFAPVRLIRLFIVIAVASVALVSMMFLLMVRMNDPLLPRALFGVLNTLLWFPSGAIYPQQAFPKWMRVLATVDPFTYAVHALKSLLLKNTGFSAIWFDLVYLAVFSVLTMIAATLLFKRTLS